In Planctobacterium marinum, the DNA window TGGCAGATACCATAATTTCTGGTGCAGAAGACCCCATCGCCACAATTGTCATGCCGATGACCATGGGGGAAATACCAAAGTTTTTGGCCATCGCCGAAGCACCATAAACAAAACGGTCTGCACTCCAGCTAAGTAGGGCCAGTCCAACGAGAAAAAGGGCTATTTGAGTCAACATGAATAAATATCGTTCGTAAAATTGAAAGGTTGTGACAAGGGAATGGCTCTATTATGGGTACGACTTCACAAGTTTAAACTATTTGCATTGATTTGTTGAACTAAGTTTCTGTAAATAAACGATGTTTGTTCTATGCAAGTAACGAAGATTGTGTTCGATACATTCGAATACACAAGTATCTTGGGGATACATCTGGTTACAACCGAGGATCTTTCGAAGTAATAGTATATATCTTGTAACTTTTTGATTTTGTTTTGGGTCCTTGAAAGTCGATAAAATAGTCCTATATCGGGGCTTCGGCTAAAATTAGCAGAACAATCACGTATAATATGACAAGACTGTAATCTGAAATTAAAGATCCGGTAAATACTGACAGTTTATGGTCAGCGATATTGTATAGATACAGTTTTCGAAGAAAGATGGAACGGCTAGCAACTTTTGCGCTCTGGAATGCACACGATGAAAAATCTGGTAGAAGTTAAAAATCTGACCTTCAAACGCGGTGAGCGCACGATATACCAAGATATCAGTATGTCCATCCCAGAGGGTAAAACAACAGCCATTATGGGACCAAGCGGTATCGGTAAAACCACCATGTTAAGGCTTATTGGTGGCCAGCTTAAACCCGACAGTGGTGATGTGTTGTTTGATAGCAAATCCATTCCGGGGATGAATCGCGCTCAGCTATACGCCTGCCGTCGTGATATGAGTATGTTGTTTCAGAGCGGTGCTTTGTTTACTGAGATGTCAGTGTTCGATAATGTCGCGTTTCCACTTAGAGAACATACTCATTTAAGTGAAGACATCATACGTACTTTGGTATTACTAAAGCTTCAGGCTGTGGGACTTCGGGGGGCGGAAAAGCTTTATCCCAGTGAGTTGTCCGGTGGAATGGCACGTCGGGCTGCGCTCGCTCGGGCCATCGCATTAGATCCCCGGTTGATCATGTACGATGAGCCGTTTGCCGGGCAGGACCCGATTTCTATGGGGGTATTAGTAAAGCTC includes these proteins:
- a CDS encoding ATP-binding cassette domain-containing protein yields the protein MKNLVEVKNLTFKRGERTIYQDISMSIPEGKTTAIMGPSGIGKTTMLRLIGGQLKPDSGDVLFDSKSIPGMNRAQLYACRRDMSMLFQSGALFTEMSVFDNVAFPLREHTHLSEDIIRTLVLLKLQAVGLRGAEKLYPSELSGGMARRAALARAIALDPRLIMYDEPFAGQDPISMGVLVKLIKDLNDALNLTSIVVTHDVTEVLTIADYIYIIAEKQVIGEGTPEQIKNSDSDLVQQFLQGEADGPVPFHYPANDIREALLGS